The nucleotide sequence TTCTTCTGGCAACATGTTGTCTACCCTGATGCCCCAGGGCCCCATCTGGTGGCTGGCCACATCTTTTAACAACACACTGCAGTTGTGCTTCACTCACTCAATGCacatcatctttccttcttcatgacTCATAGCTTCTTAACATTGGCTTGTCACTCACTGACCACAAAATAAacccaaaaaaggaaaaaactgaaattTCCTGCAATACACACAAAGTGTAACCAATGTAGCCTCACAAGAATTAGGCCAGTTTAACCTTGGAACATTTTCTATAAAGTTCTGAGACAATAAACACCTTATGGTGTGCTACTAGCTGTGGGAATATTATTCAGACATGCTAAATTGCACctctaaatatataaaaattactTGCAATAATTGCACATTTATGAATCAATTCAGTTTCATACAGAGATGAAAGTACTGAATAAATTATGCATAATATTACTGTCCAActcaaaaaataagtaaaatgataTTTGAGAAAATGTTATGTTATAGTATTTGAAATGCAGGAAGCCAAGCTTGTCTGGCGTGGCAGCGGCAGGCTGGCGAGGCAGCAGATCTGTGGGCGCCTCACACACCAGCCACTCATTGGTCTATGCATCAAAAATATATTTACAGGAAATTTCTTGCATACTatctaattttgtttttataaatGAAAGATTGTCAGAGTCCAAGATAATAAACCACAACATACTGATACACTGTAAAGAAAATGCTAAGTAACTGGTTTTCCATATAAAGAAGAGAACTGCATAGCTCACTATGGAAAACCAGAGCAGGTGTGTCAATAGtaaacaagaaatataataaacaaatgGCCAAAGTTTGTTATTTGAAAGACTTTGATATACAGTGGGCCACAACGTCCTCGTCTGTGTTGGACACAGTCTTCTATACTACCTGTCAAAATAAGTCTTATTAAATATAAATATTCAAGACCTTACACCAGTTACATCTTTCCTGAGGTTCCCTTAAAGGTCTGGTTGAAACAGTCACGAAAATAACAAGTGAGAACCAAATCCTCCACCACAATGGTCCTCCTCAAAGGTGCACACACTAATcaaaacaacaatacaacatGGAAGGAACAAGCGTACACAGATTCCAAACGGTGTCAGTGGAGCAGTGGCTGAGACTGGATCAGTGTTGCTGAGAGTTGACACAAAgaaaatgtcagagagagagctttggtatgatgacaagaaagagaggagagtgatggTTATATCAGCAACCAAGGCCTAAGAGGACCATACATACAAAAATGGgaatatgaaaatacagaaTGATGAAAATGTATCTATACAGTGACAATGACCTCAACATATGATTCTGATTTAAGAGATTTGGCAAGTGAATACCTCAATGTTACATTAAtcctagaagaaaaaaaaacccttccaTTTATACAATAATATATAACAATATTTTTCATGGCCAAAATAATCAGCAACCAGTTCACTCCGGCTCACAGCGCAGGAAGAAGAATGGCAGCCCAACACAGCGTGGTCGCTCTCACTTGATTGGTCGGTAAAACAACACTATGTCCTGGGAGGTGTTGCCCCAGATGAAGTGCTGAACAGTCCGGAGGTCCATGTTTGGGTCCAGTACCTGCAGGGAGGTGTGCTCAATGACTCCAGGTATAACAAGAAACAGTGACCATTGGGACAGCAACTCAAGCACATCTCATGAGGTGGAACATTAAGTAACCTTAAGTACACACATAGTTTTCTCAAGACCTGCTTCCTAAAACTGCTCACCTTGTCATTGCAGAGGAGCTGGACCCGCTCCTCTGCTAGTGAAGTTGTTTCTGctttgtcatcaccaccacggtcgttgttgttgttggtggtggaacCGGTGTCGCTGCCTCCACCCAGCACCTTTTCATACACGTGCTCCTGCACCTTGCGGATCTGAATGAAGTCATTTGCACTCAGTCGGTCCCTGGAAGGATAGATACAGCAGGTTAAGTTATGCTATTACTATATGTAAGGCTTCTAAAAGCATCACAGTAAACTACTAACATAGGTGAAAAGCCTCCTGTAGAGGTGCACCATAGACTATAGCCAACCTCATCCATCATGACTGCACCTGATGCAATGGTGAAGGAATTTAACACTATATTGTCTGATGCTTGAGAATTCTATGAttaaaagtatctcctttagtccataaattcccgtgaaaagcccacatggcaaaaaaaaaaaaaaaaaaaaaaaaaagagagagagagagagaacaaaacaaagataGTTGGCTCACTTCTTCTCACGCTTGATCCCGGAGGAGGCATGtggcagaaggaagaagtacaCCTTATTTTTGGGCTTTGGGGAAGTCTTCTCTACCACAATGTCCAGCACCCATGGCGGCACCATCTCATTGAGCAGCACTCCCTCCGCATCACCACCGGCATCCCCACAAAGCAGGCGGTACAATGTGCGGCCCTGGATCTCACTGCCACAGGAGGGATCCAGTCAGGGAAGGAGGTGACAAGAAACACAATATAAGAGGCATCCTCAGTCATTACTTGAGTTGAAGGGCAAAgttacagaaaaaataatagcttGGCCTTTATGGCAGGATTTATctcacgtacatacacacacacacacatacctgatGATGACGGGTGTGTGTTGAGGAATGGAGAAATATTCATTGCCAGACTTTGGACTAAAACCATTCTGGTTGGCTACAGGTCCAGCCTCGGCCCCCTCACCCCCCTCGTTATCGTCATACATGTAGGTGCGGGGCCAGTGTTCAAACAATGCCTTGAGAAGCAGCTCGCCATAGTTCACTGCAGGGAAATGTTTCAACCTTAAGACAAGTCCTTATAGAGCAGAGGCATTCTTGTTTACATCAAGTCTTGGTTCTTTCTCAGTACACAAAAAGATACCACAGAGCAATTATGCAAAACTGAATGACTTGTGCTCAATATAAGCAATGGTGATTAAAAATGCTCATCAAACTTTTACTGAAAATTTTCTTTAAGAGAGTACTGAGTGCATATTTATGCAATAAAATTTTCCTTTGCATCAAACCCTTTCATCTTTAACAAAAATTTTAAAACTTATTGTGACAATCAAAGACAATGACTAATCccactgaaaagaaaatatttggtcACCGAATACTCACACTTGACATCCAGGCCGTCTTGAGTGGGGAAGTCTGCCTCCTTTGCTGAGACCCAGGCTGACAGGCAGTCCACCTCATCCCTCTTCTCTGCCAGGTGGATGGTCAGCATCTGTTGCCatggaacacacacataaatgctGGAGTTTGTACAGAGAAACACAAGCatgcacaaaacacacatattAAGCAAATAATTACAGtaaagaataaatcaataaaacattTTGGCAACATTACACCAGGAAGTCTACTACAGTTCTTATTATCTTAATTGTCACAAAATAAATCTAgcatataccaccaccaccagattcTACTCACCCCAGTCTTGAGGTCCACAGTGAACCAGCTTGGCACAAAGAttgctttgtttctcttctgtttctctgactCAAAATCAACCTTCCCCAACTCCTCCACTTTAGTGGCCTGTGGCGGAGAACAAACATCACTCAAAAAATCTTTTCTCAAAGAATGGTGTGTAATactaacaaaaaacacacacacacaccgcgtagtgtagtggttagcatgctcagctcacaaccgagagggtccgggttcgagtcctggaaagtggcgaggcaaatgggcaaggcggaggcggtggcgtagtggataaggtggtgagcgtgggatcgggcagacatccacgtgtaggtttgaatcccaccacgtacagccttaaaacactttgccatttgtcgagtggtttaaagttacttacacgtcaccatgatacccaggttctaggtagttacacccaagatgagcttcggtggtgatataggccctaatatgggtaccactataaataaaactgtctgtgccactaatgggcggaagctgaacaacgcttcccataccctcttcaagtatgcctacaggcgctataggccttaccataaaaataaaagcttcttaatgtgtggcccctgttcacctagcagtaaataggtacggaatgtaactcgaggggttgtggccttgctttcccggtgtgtggagtgtgttgtggtctcagtcctacccgaagatcggtctatgagctctgagctcgctctgtaatggggaagactagctgggtgaccagcaggaaaccgtggtgaattacacctTCCTTGTCATGTTAAGGAGCAAGTATAGTGCATACACTACTATTTTTCCTCAactttacaataaaaaaatacaaaaactttATTATTCTGACAGATTTCAAAGGTGAATAAGTCTAAAACCTTGTGTTTAAAGACAGAATAATGCAAATCTCTACATCCTGGAAAGTGTCAGCTTGATCACATTTTACCACCACCTGGGAATGACCCAACATGCTGCCTTTACCTTAAGTATGTCCCAGAGTGCCACATTCTCCTCAGTGTCTCGAGTGAGGACGTGACGCTTATCATTGAGGACGACATAAGTCTTGATGGCCGGGCCACCCTTGATGGTCCAGTCTGGCTGTGTCATCACCGGCCGCAGTTCCCTCACCTCCTCGTTGTCACAGTAGTCCTCCACGTGGGACAGTCTGTTGTTGAGTggctgagggaaggaaggagaacagcTTGTGACTGGCTGtgtacatcaccatcacttgtCATCATTCCATCTGAGCTACTCTGCAGTTAATACTACATTACTAAACAAGCAGATCCCAAACAACATTACCTGGCTGATGTAGGAAAGCAAAGATTTACCAAAGCACCTTCTCTGTAATATTTAAAAGGATCAAGCAGTGTTAAGTGGTGCATGAAAaaaatttacttttctcttatttttctatccattAATAATCACTTATGCGTAGACGCACCCAACACTTGATGGCAGAGTTGGTGGTGGCCACGTAGAGAGCCGAGTTGTCTGGGGTGAGCAGCATCTTGAGTACCGGTGCCGACTCCTGGCACAGCAGCACACCTTTGTCTGGCGCACGTGTCTCACATTTGTAGATAAGCTTGTCTCGCCCTCCAGAGTATATAGTTGTGAAATTCTCATTTACCTGATGAAGGGATACACACTGTAATTTattgtgaaaggaggaggagtaagaatttcttgttatttcaaTACTTTTGGTACCCTACCTGAGAATTTCCTTCCTCTGAGTTCCCATCACATGATGTGCTAGATTTAAGGCATAGTATTCCACAAGTGAGTTTAACCATTTGTTACATAATATATTGAATTCAtattatgatagtagtagttttaagcATGTTCTACAACAATGCACTATT is from Portunus trituberculatus isolate SZX2019 chromosome 36, ASM1759143v1, whole genome shotgun sequence and encodes:
- the LOC123513401 gene encoding WD repeat-containing protein 48-like isoform X1 produces the protein MITSHRQNSTHSTRKKVQISFVIRDEVEKFHRSSVNSLQYDPHLQRLYSAGRDSIIRIWNCKNQREPYIQSMEHHTDWVNDIVLCCGGKNLISASADTTVKVWNAHKGFCMSTLRTHKDYVRALAYARDREQVASAGLDKAIFLWDVQTLTALTASNNTVTTSSLNGNKDSIYSLAMNPPGTVIVSGSTEKQLRIWDPRTGNKIMKLKGHTDNVKALIVNRDGTQVISGSSDGTIKLWSLGQQCCTKTIMLHEEGVWALQVNENFTTIYSGGRDKLIYKCETRAPDKGVLLCQESAPVLKMLLTPDNSALYVATTNSAIKCWPLNNRLSHVEDYCDNEEVRELRPVMTQPDWTIKGGPAIKTYVVLNDKRHVLTRDTEENVALWDILKATKVEELGKVDFESEKQKRNKAIFVPSWFTVDLKTGMLTIHLAEKRDEVDCLSAWVSAKEADFPTQDGLDVKLNYGELLLKALFEHWPRTYMYDDNEGGEGAEAGPVANQNGFSPKSGNEYFSIPQHTPVIISEIQGRTLYRLLCGDAGGDAEGVLLNEMVPPWVLDIVVEKTSPKPKNKVYFFLLPHASSGIKREKKDRLSANDFIQIRKVQEHVYEKVLGGGSDTGSTTNNNNDRGGDDKAETTSLAEERVQLLCNDKVLDPNMDLRTVQHFIWGNTSQDIVLFYRPIK
- the LOC123513401 gene encoding WD repeat-containing protein 48-like isoform X2, with protein sequence MITSHRQNSTHSTRKKVQISFVIRDEVEKFHRSSVNSLQYDPHLQRLYSAGRDSIIRIWNCKNQREPYIQSMEHHTDWVNDIVLCCGGKNLISASADTTVKVWNAHKGFCMSTLRTHKDYVRALAYARDREQVASAGLDKAIFLWDVQTLTALTASNNTVTTSSLNGNKDSIYSLAMNPPGTVIVSGSTEKQLRIWDPRTGNKIMKLKGHTDNVKALIVNRDGTQVISGSSDGTIKLWSLGQQCCTKTIMLHEEGVWALQVNENFTTIYSGGRDKLIYKCETRAPDKGVLLCQESAPVLKMLLTPDNSALYVATTNSAIKCWPLNNRLSHVEDYCDNEEVRELRPVMTQPDWTIKGGPAIKTYVVLNDKRHVLTRDTEENVALWDILKMLTIHLAEKRDEVDCLSAWVSAKEADFPTQDGLDVKLNYGELLLKALFEHWPRTYMYDDNEGGEGAEAGPVANQNGFSPKSGNEYFSIPQHTPVIISEIQGRTLYRLLCGDAGGDAEGVLLNEMVPPWVLDIVVEKTSPKPKNKVYFFLLPHASSGIKREKKDRLSANDFIQIRKVQEHVYEKVLGGGSDTGSTTNNNNDRGGDDKAETTSLAEERVQLLCNDKVLDPNMDLRTVQHFIWGNTSQDIVLFYRPIK